The sequence gactgcaggaaagggctacattaCAACTTTGACTTCAAAATCATCACTTCTTACAGTATCATAAACCTTGAGTGTTGTCATGAAAACCACATGAAATACATACACATAGCGATCCAGGACAAATCTGAAAGGCTCCCTCTCCTCGAAATGGGGAAATCATTCAATTTGTTCTGTTGTAAGTTCCACTAGGATGGGTGAGCTGAACCAAGCTGGAAGAGGCCAGTCATGAAAGGTTACTGTATCAACTCCAAACTCAAGAGGTTGTTTTTCAAGAGAGAACATTGTGGACTCATGATTCCCATGGCTGCTCGTGCTGCACACTGACATAGATGCAGGAATACTCATTCTctcgcacgcatgcacacacacacacacacacacacaccctctcccttccATCAGCAGGAGGGGCTGGGACCCCTGGACGGTCCATTTTGCAGTGATTTAGTGCCTGTGACATCCGCCCGGCTCACTCTTCAATAGCACTAAAAGGTTCATCCTGTCTAATGGGGTTCCTCTGCGACGCATGCAGGGAAAGGcccccccactctcctcctcttacACACAcgctcactatctctctctctctctcacacacacacacacacacacacacacacacacacacacacacacacacacacacacacacacacacacacacacacacacacacacacacacacacacacacacacacacacacacacacacacacacacacacacacacacacacacacacacacacacacacacacacacaaacacactgagtataccaaacattaggaacgccttcctaatatGTAGTTGCACCCCACTCCCCCTttttgacctcagaacagcctcaatttgtcgggacatggactctacaaggtgtcaaaagtgttccacagggatgctggcccatgttgactccaatgcttcccacagttgtgtaaagttggctagatgtccttttggtggtggaccattcttgatacacacaggaaacggttgagcgtgaaccccagcagcattgtagttcttgacacaaactggtgcgcctggcacctactaccataccccgttcaaaggcacttcaatattttgtcttgcccattcaccctctgaatggcacacacacacaatccatgtctcaatggtcTCAAgccttaaaatccttctttaacctgtctcctccccttcatcaacactgattgaagtggatttaacaagtgacatcaataaggcatcatagctttcacctgaattcacctggccagtctgccatggttcctaatgttttgtacactcagtgtagatggagtggtttagacagggcttagactgttaTTGGTTAGCCTGTCTCCtacctttcatctacactgattgaagtggatttaacaagtgacatcaataaggattcatagatttcacctggatttacctggtcagtctatgtcatggaaagagcaggtgttcttaatgttttctatactcagtgtacacacacacgcgcatatgcacgcacgcacgcgagCACGTACGCATACACACTTTACGATGCTTTGCCCACTAATGAAAAGGAAGGGGAATTAGATGATGCCAACTGACGAACAGTTTTGTAATTGCTTTTGAAAAACAACTCTCGTTGTCATCACTGATTCTGCATTGATTCCCTGTTGTCCACTTCATGTATCCACTGTAGAGGGATAATCAGGGATTTATCCACATTCAAGAAGGACTGGGGCAGAGATAATCATTATAAAGCATTAGCCATGTTATCATAATTCATACCACTGTTATCTTTTGGCATGAGTATAACATGTTACATTAATAAAGCAGTTATGAACCCTCTATAAACCCTTCATAAGGGTACCTTAATTTAAAGTGTTACTGTGGATAATTTAGAAAGACTCGTACTCATAAACTCAACTGAGATGACATTAAAACCGTTATCGGATGATTCAAATCTAAAATCTTGGATCATATGACATAAAATCCTATCATTCTGAGGAGTTGAAGTCGTTGCGGTGATTGTATTCATGATGGTAATAAATCCTCTTTTGTTCAGCTGCTCATATCATTGTGAACTTAATAGAGTAGAACAATTTGAGTTTCAGCCTGAGACGGTGGAATTGACTGGCGAGTAGCACCAACCCAAGAGTGGATGGGACTGCAGTATACCGTCGTTCCCAGTAGATGGCCCTGCCTTCAAGTACTTTGCTGTGGGTTTATCGATTTGGCATTTGAAAAATAGCATGCATGTAACATCTTTGGAATCCTATAAAATATTTATTGCTGGGGAGGGTTTCTGTGGCCATTCATTAGATTAGCTCCGGTTTAATGAATGACCTCAATGCAAATGTGGATATCAAATGGTCCAAATGACAGTGGATTTTGTGAATGGAGCACTTAGTGACAAAAGAATGACGTCATTGCAAAGCCATATCCCTTATTAGTGTGCCAGAAGTAAGGGGCATCGTCCCATTGGCTCGCGGGTGCGTCTCATCGACGGGATTGGCCGACAGGCGATAATTAAACACCGACACAGTCAATGCACATATCCAAGTGGTGGATATATAGGCTTGTGCATCGGCACTGCATGCAACACAACCAAGAGTTGGTCTTCAAGTTGAGAGAAGTCAACTTAGGCGTTTCATATAaagctatatattttttttgcccGTTGATTAACACAAAAGGTAAGTGGATTCTTTAAACCAGATTCACATGGTGGACGGACTGTATTTAGATGGAAGGTTGACTTAATGGGTTGTGTCTTAGTGCTCCATTGTAACTCGTCAGATATGGAGAAGTGTTGACCTGAGTTTTGGTGCAGTGTGATGTGATGGTGACGTTAATGGGATTGAAGTGTGGCCGTAGGGGTCACAACTCTCCCTCAGTGAGGGTCCGGTCTGCTCTGTGGTGGAGGCAGAACagaaaagagggaaagaaagatggagagagcgagaaataTATAAAGAAAATGTGAGTAAGAGCGAGTGAAAGACCAAATAGTGagttagagagagaaaaaaacagaaaGAAACAGCGAGCAAGCTagaaatagagcgagagagagggctggATGAATGGAGGCTGGAGGCtctctgagaggagagatggaacgcctgtgtgtgagagagtggtaGAAGCTCATTACACTAATGCACTggtgtgtgtgtcccccccccccccccccccccgggagtTGGCACGCTGGATGGAGCCACTCTCCCCTCACATCGGCTAGCTTATGCTACGTCCCCTCATTTCGCACCGAGCAACATGCTTGGACCCCATTCATGCCTGGACACGCCAAAGCTCAACTCAGAGaatgtcctgtcctgtactggGGAAGGCGAGATGGAGGGATAGTTCGCTCCATGGAGAAGAGTGCAGGACTATCACGTGGATCCGTTTCCTTTTGGCTGTTTGCATGGAGCGATAGAAGGATGGATGTGAAGCTTGAGAGATCAGTGGTACTGAGCTGAGCTAGCATGGTAGAGCGGAGTCTGCCATCTCAATACAGAGTTAGAAAGAGCCATATATGTAGTAGCTCACTTCACAATTAATCCTTTAAAAACAATTTGTGTTACATTAGCCGTACAATGCTTAATCTCATTCTGGTAAATGTACGCTGATCGCTATTGTGATGGCGACCTGCTTCTCTGTTAAATGTAGATGTTAATGTAATTGTATCAAGTCTGTGGAGCTCATGGGACTGTCTCTTTGCTGTAGGGAACCATGGTTATGTTGAAGATTTCTGCTTTCCTTGTTGCTTATGCCCTGGTCATTTGCCAGATGTACAGCTCACAAGCAGCCCCCTccaggtgagacagacagacttgCTGACAGACAGACGGAAATTAAGAAATTACactcaacgcacacacacacacacacacacacacacacacacacacacacacacacacacacacacacacacacacacacacacacacacacacacacacacttgtttaaTATGACATGAGAACATGGATTGGAAGTACTACCAAATATACATTTATTATTTAATAATGAACATTTTCAGTGACATTTTGGGGGAAATTTATAATTTTTCTGTGATAAAAGGAAtataatacatatatttttttctggGAATTTAGACTACtgattttttttgtaatttagtcTACTGTTACAAGTACATAAATTCATATGTTCCTTAATCCAATATCACAGAAGTGCACTCCAGTTAAGTGTAAAAGtgctgtaataaaaaaaaaaactacaataaaaaaaaaagtaatttaattTAGAAGAGACACATTTGATATATAAAAACATCCAAGCCACTCCCCGTTCTCATGAAGCTATTGATTTAGTCATAAATCTGAATTTGGTCACTAGTCGGCCTTTTTTAGCAGGAGGACCCTTAGCAGATGGCTGTTTTCAATGTTGGCTAGGGTCCCTTCCAGTCCCACGTCATACCTTTTAGACTTAGTGACGCTCCGTGCATGttatttcttttctttttttactgcgGTTGATAACTTTTGTTTGTATGCGGATCCCTGTGCTTCACCCACCCTCATCCTTCCTCCTCTAGACCGGGCATAGAGTCCATGACAGACCGAGTCACCCTTACGGACTACGAGGCAAGAAGGTTACTCAACGCCATAGTCAAGGAGTTTGTGCAGATGACAGCCGAAGAGCTGGAGCAGCAAGAGAACGAAGGCAACGAAGGCAACAGGTACAGACAACTGCTCCTTCTTCCTTTCTTCATTCTTAACAATACCCGAGTTTGCCTCCTAGCTCAGGGCTACCAATTAAGGGATTGATGATGAATTAAACGTGATGGTCAGTATTGACGGTAAGAGCTACTTCCGTATGGAGTGGTAGTGCGTCAACGGTCCATTGACAAAACGTTTTAAACTAAGAATGAACTCGTAACAATTGTAACCACAATTGTGTTACCTGTCTGGAGATATGTCTTTTAGCTACCTTAGCAGTGTGTCCTGCTGGAGTTTAATTTAAGCCATACAGAGAGGTATGTGCTCAGACAAATTGGTTCTCCCCATTTTAAGGAGGGATATCCTACCTAATCCCCCCCAACAATATCTCTATCGTAACCCTCCCGCATGGATGAGTTTGATTTCTTCATTTATTTGAATGGACGAATGTTAACAGCCTGTTTGCCTGCTGAAGATGTTATATTAGCGGGGAATGCTTAACCTTGATGGATAACTGCATGCTCTCAGTGGAGGCGGAAAGAGTCGCATGACAGCGGGAAGCTATACCCGTTCTGTTCTGTTTGGGTTGATATGAGGGTGGGGTATGACGACGTCAATGGAGTTGGAGCATGGGGTTTGATATGTTCAAGTTCTTCAAGTGATTGGAAGGGAAGCATGATGTTTTGGAAATGTTCATTTCTTGCCTATGACAGCATGTCTGACAATGCGTTTTGTAGGGAAAATGCATGAAGGAAAGGGGGTGATACAGTACTAACATGagtgagagagcgacagagagagcgacagagaagaGTGTGAGtgcgggagagagacagagaattctGCATGTGTCCTGCTACTATGAGCCTGTTTTCTGCATGTTTATCTCTCCCCTCTTGACAGCATGGAAAGACCCATTACCAAGCGCTGCTCTAACCTCAGCACCTGCGTGCTGGGCAAACTGTCCCAGGACCTGCACAAATTACAAACGTTTCCCCGCACGGACGTGGGCGCGGGCACGCCTGGCAAGAAACGCAGCGCGCCCGAGAGCGAACGCTATGCAAGCTACGGGAAGACATTTGACAGCATCTAACCCTCCGCCCTCCTCCCATTCCCTCTCTTTTCATTATaacgtcctcctggtttttgttTGACAAGTCTCAGTGCATGTGGATTTTTCCTGCTCGATTGACCTAAGAGCGAATCTCCCATTGCAACCCCCACTTCTTAATTTTTCTATTCTTCTTTTGACAATTCCTTTTCCGTTTTCGGCAAAGAATGACACGTTGTATCTGTTCAGACAATCAACTCTTGTAAATTACAATTATTCAAAAGAATGAATCAAAATATATCGATTTTTTTTTCAGTGTGTATATTCGTATAatttgattgcatttcaaattccttataaccCAAATTCCTAAGAGATAACCTAAGTAACATTCAACCATAATAAATAGTTTCTTCGTGCCGTCACCATGTTTATTGTtcaataaacctatttttctaCCAGGAAGGCTTTTACCTTTTTTTTCTTAAGAAATAGAATATTAGTAATTAAACAATTTGTTTTATGGACCTAGCTTTGGCTCTTCCAACAACGGcattcaatatttttttaattgcaGGATAGAGTAAATCATAGTTATTATAGCATTTCCAATACCCTTGATCTATCTCTAGAACCTTCACCAAGTCTCAAGGTAAGAACTATGATCGACTGAACCATTCTAATGATCTAACATTTTCAGAGACTATATTAATCCACGGTCTACTTTTATGTGTTTAGTTGTAATTGTTCTACTCCTGTTAATGACAATGACATGTTCATTTCATGGAGGTGTCGTAAAGCAGATGTTGTGTACAAAATAGAACAGTATTGCTTGATTAGATAAggaaatagtgtgtgtgttttgatagtgtgtgtgtgtttgtgcggacAGTTTGTGCGTGTGCTTGAGTATGTGTACATTTGTACGTGTCTGGCATGAGTGCGAACACAAATGCTTCTGTGCGTCTGTGTAATGTATGTGTATGAGGTACTGTTAACCCCGTCTCCATTTCCGAAGCAGCGTTACAGCACAGAAGCGAGCCTGCAACACGGCCACCTGCGTGACTCACCGCCTGGCAGACTTCCTGAGCCGGTCGGGGGGCATGGGCAACAGTAACTTTGTCCCCACCAATGTGGGCTCCAAGGCTTTCGGCCGGCGGAGGAGAAACACCCAGATGTGAACATTCCAACAACCTTCAGGGATACGGTGAATACTCCTCCTCGTCTTTgtccctttctgtctctgttcttTCAGCTGTCTCTTATTTCAATTCTGTAGCTTTTTAATTAGTTAAATGCCTCACATCACCATAGGCAAATAGTTTACTTGACTAAATTAAGATACCATTTTTTGAATTAAGATTTTACATTGAGAATTGATTTCCTGTGTTTAATGAAAAATAATTGCTTggttttattttttgttcagAGATGTACGTTTTGTGACAGACAGAAGGCGCTGGGCTCTAAGTTGTTGACTTGTccgttctctcttcctctctctcttcctctctctctcttcctctctctctcttcctctctctctcttcctctctctctcttcctctctctcttcctctctctctcctctctctcttcctctctctctcttcctctctctcttcctctctctctcttcctctctctcttcctctctctcttcctctctctcttcctctctctctcttcctctctctcttcctctctctctcttcctctctctctcttctctctctctctcttcctctctctcttctctctctcttcctctctctctcttcctctctctctcgtcctctcctctcttcctctctctcttcctctctcttctctctctcttcctctctcttcttcctctctctcttcctctctctcttccctctctctctcttcctcttcctctctcctatcTGTACTCtatattcctctctctcctctctctctcttcctctctcttctcttctgttctatcttctcctcctctctctcttcctctctgctcgctcctcttctctcttcctctcctctcttcctctctctctctttcctctctctctcttcctctctctcccctctctctcttcctcttccctctctctcttcctctctctctcttcctctttgctctctctcttcctctctctctcttcctcttcctcttcctctctctatctccctctctctcttcccttctctctcttcctctctctctattcctctctctctctgcccctctctctctcttctctcttcctctctctctcttctctctcttcttcctctctctctctcttcctctcgctctttccttctctctgccttcctctctctcctctatcttctctcctcccccctcctctctcctctctcttcctctctctcttccctctctctcttcctctctctcttctctctctctctttcctctattctctctccctctctctatcgtcactctctcctctctcttccctctctcgtctcctcatccctcctttcctctctcgctATTTTCCTCTCTtcgactctctctcctctccctcacactcttcctctctcctcctcttctctctctcttcatctctctctcttactctctcctctctatccttccgcttcctctcttcctctctctctcttcctctctctctttcctctctcttcttcctctcttctccctctcccatcctctcttactcatctctctccttcctctctctccttcctctctcctctctttcctactctcctctcttcttcctctcgtctctttctctctctctcattcctctcctctctctctctctccgcctctactcgactcctctctctcttcctctctctctcatctatcctctctctcttcctctctctccttcctctcctctcctcttcctctctctctccctctctctctcccctcccttcctctctctcttccttctcctctcttcctctctctcttcctcctctctttcctctctctcttcctctctctcttccctctctcttcccctctcttctccctctctcttctccctctctcttccctctctcttccttctctcttccttctctctcttccatctctctcttccctctctctctcttccctctatccccctctctcttcctctctctctcttcctcctctctctcttcctctctctctcttcctctctctcttcctctcttctcttcctctctctcttcctctctctctttcctctctctcttccttctctcttcttcccctctctatctcttcctctctctctcttcctctcctctttcctctctctctctatcctctcttcctctctctcctctcttctcttctctcttcctctctgcttcctctatctctcttcctctctatccttcctctctttctttcctcttccttcctatctctcttcctctctctctcctcctctctctctctttcctcctctctctcttcctcatctctctcttcctctctctctcttcctctctctcttcctcctctctcttcctctctctcttcttccctctctctcttcctctctctctcttcctctctctcttcctctctctctcttcctctctctcttccctttcagAGGTTGATCCTTCTTAACGCGATGACATCAGAACATATCTGGgggaaaacaacaaaacaaacaaagagAAAAAACACACTGGCCACTTCATCCACATCTACAGAAATAAACCCCTTCAGATATTAGGACTCCTCCTCTCAATACCATAATGTTATGAAACTTTAATTTAGCTTTTGGCAAACcagagaaaaaagggggagaatGACAGCAACCTCCATTATGTACATTGACAGCAGAATCCCCAAATCCCAAAGAAAATGTCCAGATTCctttttttttatacatgaaATTCATTTAAAATGAATTGGAAAAAAGCACCAGtgcttatttattattatttattctgTCTATAGAGCACATTTGTACCATGTGAACCATTCTGCCCGTCACTCATCCCTCCCTGTCCCCACCGGCACCTGTTTGCTGTGCTGTGCCCTGCAGGGATCGACATTAAAGATCAGCCTTCCCTAGGCTCCTTCACAACGGCTGTGTCTTGTGCCTTGATGTAAAACACTTTACATCACATGACTGTATAGTATGTATCAAGATTATAAGAAGACCACGAAGAGAATGTCACCGAAAAAAATATTCAAGAGATTAATATTGTAACAATTGTGAATTTCAGcaagattaaaatgtattttagatacATTCGGGTTTGGGGTACTTGTGTTGTTCTTCAAGGTTTAATTAAGTATTTAGGTGAAGAGAGAACTGTTGTGTTGTTGATTTTCTTTCACCTTTACTGTACATGCGATGAGTAGCTTTCAGACCATGCCGATTTTCTCCTGAACTCTCCTGAACTCGTGAATGCATTGGTCTCACTGTGTGACACACGTTGGTAATTCTACAGCACAGAAATCTGTCCAAACTAGTTCAGTCCAAACCGTTCACACTGTtttaaacatactgtacacaactTGTGCCAATGGTCCTGTGACACAGAAAGGTCCTGTGACACAGAAAGGTCCTGTGACACAGAAAGGTCCTGTGACACATCCATTTCCATACAAAAGACAAACCTTTCATAGTAAATCCCCAAAAATGGAAACCAATATTGTCAAAGAAACATTTTCCTATTGTAAAACTAGACTATTCCACCTCAATTGGAGAATTCAAGCATGCTTTGTCCCAGTCACTAACCTGCATTAATACTAGGTTGAAGATAACATGAACACATTCATATGAGTTTGAATAAGAAAATAAAACTATAAAATAAGAGACAATAGAAATGAATCGCACAATAAAATCAGCGAAACCTTAAGCCAGTGTTCACTTGGTCTTGCTCAGTCTTTGAAAGCGTTGTGTTGCATTGTCTACGTCAGACAATTCAAGTGTAAATGGTATGATAAATTGTTTTAGCTTAAGAGGCACAACCCTCCTCCAACCAGATGTTCCTCTGAGTCAATGAAGGTTTATAAGGATTCTATTACATTTCCATATTTCCATGATATCTATTTTTACATATACCGCTTACTGGGAACACCACTTCATTTCAACATggatcatttttacatttttttaacattttagtcatttagcag comes from Salmo trutta chromosome 7, fSalTru1.1, whole genome shotgun sequence and encodes:
- the LOC115197081 gene encoding calcitonin-1 isoform X1 gives rise to the protein MVMLKISAFLVAYALVICQMYSSQAAPSRPGIESMTDRVTLTDYEARRLLNAIVKEFVQMTAEELEQQENEGNEGNSMERPITKRCSNLSTCVLGKLSQDLHKLQTFPRTDVGAGTPGKKRSAPESERYASYGKTFDSI
- the LOC115197081 gene encoding calcitonin gene-related peptide isoform X2; protein product: MVMLKISAFLVAYALVICQMYSSQAAPSRPGIESMTDRVTLTDYEARRLLNAIVKEFVQMTAEELEQQENEGNEGNSVTAQKRACNTATCVTHRLADFLSRSGGMGNSNFVPTNVGSKAFGRRRRNTQM